One Oncorhynchus kisutch isolate 150728-3 linkage group LG30, Okis_V2, whole genome shotgun sequence genomic window, GAAAATTGTGTGTTATGAGAGTGTTAATAGGTATGTATAAATCAGAcatttgtatttaactaggcaagtcagttacaatgatggcctaacgTTACCACTGATCTTCAATAGCGTAACGCTACTTGTAACTGAGTGTTTGTTACATTGAACGTATACTATTAGCTAGTTATAGAAATCGTTATCAAACATGCATTCTGTGGTTCCAGTTTCATGTCATGTGTGCGGTAACTGTAGAGGAACCGCGTCAGTTTTGCTAAGGACATTTCGTTCACATTTGAAAACCCTTGTAAATATAGCCAGCTACCTTGTTTTGTAATTGAGCAAAGTGCGCATGCGCGTCAATATGACGTTTCTTTGAACACTTATCTGTATTGTTTGATGAGCTAAGATTCTTATGCCTAGAGTAATTGCTGGTTGTTAATACAGGTTCAGAGTTTTATTTATGTTCTCATCCAAATTTCTAGCATCGTCTATGTTTTGGACTGTGAAAAATAAAATACCAATTAGTAACAGCAGCTTCCCTAATCTAATCTTGTGGTTGTCAAACCTGTTCCATGTATTTGATCTATTCCAGAGTTAGCATACCTGATTGAACTTGTCAACTAAttatcaagcccttgactaggtgaattAGGTGAGCTActtcagggctacaacaaaattgTGAAACATCTAGGGGTCCCCAAGGAGACGTTTGAGAACCACTGATATAATCAATCTTGTACTTATCCTGGCTTGTAATATTCTCTCTGCCTTTTATTTTCATCAGGAGGAGGATCTGGGTTTGTGGGAAGAGAGCTGACTTGTTTACTCAAGAACAAAGGTCATGAAGTCACAATAATATCTCGACAGCCAGGTCTGGGAAAGATCACATGGGTATGATTATGACCTAATTTTATAGCACTGTCATGGGCAGAGCACGCACTGAAATAATTGTAATTAATTTTCCTTTAGTATTATAATACAagtattcctcactcctacagagTAACCATTCTTCATATTAGCAACCATAAGTGATCTTTGTATGCACAAATGACtataagtcactttggataaaagcatctgctaaatggcatttatTATTGAAGTTATTATCTATTGGAATCTTTCAGGTTgacacccaaacataacacatgGTGTCATCTAATAACCAATAATTAAAAAGCTATCTCATGCCCTGTTTGCAGGGTGAATTGGAGTCTGGTGGCCTCCCACCATGTGAGGCTGCTGTCAATCTGTCTGGGGAGAATCTTATGAACCCACTGCGATGGTGAGCAATGGAGCCCTTATTTTAAgccttttccaaaaatgaaagcaattgtctgaggatggtgctggaccatcagattttatttgtcacatgtggcAAATGCAACTGTTGTAGACTGACTAGCCATTCCCAACTATACAGAGTAAAATACATGAGGAATAGAATACACAACCATGAAGATGTATACAGAGAGTATGAAtagcagatcaatgtgcaggggtaagagggatttgaggtagatatgtaaataAAGGCAGAATAAAGTGATTAggtatcaggatagataataataagagtaagaATAAAGAACAGAGCAGCTGCATAtgatgagtgtgagtgtgttgtgtcgGTGCATATATATAGTCTTGTGACTGTGCATAGTCATTGCAAGATAGGGTCAACGTAGAGTCCTTCTAACCATTTAATTAACTgattagcagtcttatggctatttagctgtcttgtggcttgggggtagaagctgtctctgagcctgttggtccgTGAGCCGATGCTCCGGAACCATTTGCCAggtggtagcagagtgaacagtctttGGCTTGGGTGCCtgaagtctttggcaattttttgtgctttcctctgacaccacctgataaagaggtcctggatttcagggagctcggccccagtgatgtactgggccgtctgcaccaccctctgtagtgctttgcggtcgaGGGCGGTGTATTTGCCATACAAAGTGGTGATGTAGCGAGTCAATATGCTCtctggtgcaactgtagaacttgAGGATCTGAGGCCCTATCTGACATAAAAAGAAAAGGGGACAGTTTGATGAAAACGTTTTAAATACAGGTTAATATCCAACATGGACTGGACTCTTTCCATACcactctttgcctctctctcttatttttaTGTTTGTCCCTCTCAACCCCACCCCCCCAttggttctccctcctccatgTTGGTACAGGTGGAATGAGGGTTATAGGAAGGATCTGTTCTCCAGTCGGGTTGACACAACCACAATTCTGTCTCAAGCCATTGCTGGGTCCCCCAGTCCCCCTCATGCTTGGGTCCTTGTCACAGGTGTAGGTAAGTATCCTAGGTTCCTTGCATAAAGTTTCAGTGGCACTTAAAGCATCCTTAGATAGTCACAAACAATATTACAATATTTTTACCACAATTGTTGGTTTGTTTTTGTCTCTTCCCCACAGCATGTTATAAACccagtctaacagctcagtacaCAGAAGACAGTGAGTGGACGCCATTTGACCTCCTGTCAAGACTGGTGAAGGAATGGGAGTGGGCGGGGCGTCTTCCTGAAAACATTGCACAGAATACCAGACAAGTAGTAATCAGACCAGGTGAGTACTATACATTTAttatcagagtgtgtgtgtgtgtgttagatacaACTGGACAATGTTAATATGAATACGGTCCATTGAATGAGATGGCAGTCTTTCGTGATTTCACCACTGATACCCCTGCTCTACTGCCTTCCTCCAACAGGGGTAGTACTGGGCCGTGATGGTGGGGCCATGAAGCAGATGATGACTCCTTTCTGGCTAGGCCTTGGAGGCACGTTGGGGTCTGGCAGACAACCATTCCCCTGGATCCATGTCTCTGACCTGGCTGGAATCATCGCTCATGCCCTGGTGCCCTTTCCCGACACCCCCTCCTCTGCTGTCCCTCAAGTGTTTAACGGTGTTGCCCCAGCACTGAACACCAATTACGAGTTCACCAAAGAGCTGGGCCGGGTTCTGAGGAGACCCACTGTCTTCCCTGTGCCTGGATTTGTCATTGAAGCCCTAATGGGTTCAGAGAGAGCCATAGTGCTAACCCAGGGTCAGAAAGTAGAACCCAAGAGGACTCTGGAGTCAGGCTTTCAGTACCAGTACCCAGACCTGAGCTCTGCCCTGAAGGAGATTGTTGGGCGCTAGATGTGAAACAGGAGATGTCAAGAGACTGAATGAGATTAGATTTTGTAACGTGAGAGAACTTCACTGATGTGAGCTTTTTCCCCTGAATAAATATGAGatggaccctgtctttcaaaaaaAGTGTCCAGTGTCAGAAAGGATTATGTACATATATAAAATCTTCTACACGTTAGCCAATATTGGATTCTCAGCCTAGAGGTTTGTGACCTCAGAATGTAATGAGTAACATGATTTGAGCACTTGAACTTCACAGTTTATTTACATTGTAAATAAAAGTTAATAATGTTATTCCCCATTACAGGAAACAACATGTAATTTATGGACCGTGGAGGGTGGGGTTCTGACCAAAGTATGATGAATGTGTTTGGCACTTATTCACTTAAACACAGGATTTAACAAATCATACTTTTATTGCCATGTCCTTGACAGTTATATACTGAACAATGTTCACATTAACAATCTTCACCACATACCCTTTTAGAAGGAGAGTTGCGCTTGAATAAAATGTTGGTGTTTCATGTCATGCCACTTATCCTCAGCCTGATGATGTCAACCTGTTTTTGATCAGTCTATGAAGGGAACAGTTGATTTCACAGCACCAGGAAGAATGACCTTGGAGGGTGTTTCTATCTCGTTAATACACAATGGCACTGACTGGTCAGTCTAAATTACTTGAGTCATCCTCTGGCTGAATGATTGGCAGTTGATCTCCCCAATCACTACTCCGGGCACAGCGATATACGTCTCTGTGTGGAAAAGATACAATCAGTCATGTATACAGTTTAACTTGGACAGTGGAAGTGTAATGATGCTAGTTGGAGGATTCAACGTACCTGCCATGTCGATGGGCTGTCACCACAACCCGTTTAATCTCTCCACTAGAGCAGCAGACCTGACAGTGAACGTGTCTCGGCCTGCGCAGCACTGGTGCTGTGAGCCTGGCCCAGTCCAGCCCCTCTCCACCTGCCCAGTCTGTTCTTGACAGAACCAGGTAGCTGAACCTCTCGGTCAGTCGGTCTGGAGCCTGTGAAAGAAATAACAGGACTAAGAATAGGACAGGCCAGATTATCTTGCATTCATTGTTGACACATGGTCAAGTATGCCAACAACCAGAAAATACAGTCAGATCCTTCAGAATGATCTCTTACCCCAGGTAAAGGGAGTGGGATGTAGGCTTGAGAGAAGTTGCAGGGTACTAAGGGCAGTTGGAACAGCTTGGGACAAGGTGATTCATGAGGACACTCAAAACAAAGCAGACAAAAAAACACATAGGTGAAATAAACTGGCGAATGAGACAATGTATTATAAGGTGGTTCATGTATAATAATGTATAATAACATACTGGGGCGAACACAGATGGTCTTCTAGGGTCATGGGCTGCTCTTTCTTGTTTCTGGGATTAGAGTAATAAAGGCATCATTATACTTTCAATGACTCATGTATTTAGATATTAAAAGCAATTGATTATAGTATATGTTTGAGAGAGTGAGACCTTAAGTAGTATGTCTCTGGCATCCATAAGTATCTGGTGGCCCTCTTTGGTCCCATTTTCTACCAGCACCTACAACAAAAGCAGAGCTCAAAGAAATGAGGTTGGGGTGATTCAAGGTAATATTACTTATTGTACAATGGATGGGGTTTGAGGGAACATTTTCACCAACCAGATAAGAGCTGGTCTTTCTCCACAAAGTGAGTATGGCATCTTCCCTCTCCTTTTGACTGGCCAATTCTGACAGAGAAAAGGCCCCCACCACCAGATCAAATTGCACCTGAAAGTATAACACCGCATCATCACTAATGCCATCACATTGTTAGTCTTGCACATAACTAGACACATTGAAGGTAACTAGACTAACCTTAGGGGAGACAGGAAGGAACTGACGGAAGTATACTTGTTTGATGACAGGCTCATCTTTTTCGCTGCTGCCTGCTCAACAAAGAACAGCATAATGATTATGTAattctctgtctcgctccctgtACATTGACATGAATGACTGGAGGTGCATACTGTACCTCTGAGAAGGCGATCTGCTATAGTGTTCATTGCCCCAGAATTGTCGACACACACCATCTCCTTCAACGTATCACCCCAAAATGAGTGTGATGCCCTGGGAAAAAAGGAAGGAGAATCTTAAATGTGAagtctcactacacagacagacaactGAAATTATGTTATTGTTCTGATCCTCACCAGACAGCTGTTCCTAATCCTGAACCAAAGTCCAGGAGAgaatgaggggagaaggagggatcTCTTTTCTTTATCTGGAAAGAGTGATGAAAAAAAGTGAGAGGTCCCACTGTTGGCAAGAGGGGATCAGACTGTATATAAAGCATGTTAGTATGTGGTAAGACTGATTACTTTACCTCATTTAGAACTCTTTTCACTGCAGCGTAGCCACCTGCCAGCTTAGCAACCATGTACACCACACCCAACTCTTCATCATACCtaggacagagacagaagagcaGAGTGAGACAGAAATATTAATTTACATGCTACTTTAAGCTTACCATGCAGAGATGTACATAGTTGAGGAAAACACACATAGCTACCTCATAGGGGACCAGTGGTATGTTATCTTCCTGAGATCGGAGAGCACTTTCTTTGTGATTTGGGTCTTCAGCAGTTGAAGATCTACATCTTAAATAAAAACAGACGTTAATTTCACATTACCACATGTTCTCCATCTTGTGTCCAATTGAGCAAGACACTTTCCTGGAAGTTGTTCATCCAGTTCACCTTTCCCTCACTCCCAACATTCCATATCGCCAAtctctgcccctctctttcttttaACATCCATTTGTATTAAGTCTGTCACCTCCACCCTTCTCTTTTGTCTTCTCCCACAGATTCTTCTCCAGGGCCATGGCTCTTTCCCTTAGTGTTACATCCTCAGGTGCTCTTTTCCTGCTCCACAGGAAGTTGGTGAGACTGCGTGCTTTGTCAACCAACCCACTCACTTCTGTGCCTGCAAGTTGGGAGGATAAAAGACTAGAATAACACTGTCTCTAAATGGTAATAGATTAACACTGTCACTAAATGGTAACACTGTCTCGTGATATTTTATTACTCTAAATAAATACCATGGCAAGAAGTAACACTATTGAGATATGGATGTCAAATCTCCTCTACCATGAATGATAGCTTGTGCTGCTTTCTGGAGTTCATCTGGCAGGCGCAGTGTCTTCAGATTTGTCACCCCTGGGTGTTTCCTGTGGGGAGCACCTTTTAGGAAGTCTGCATGGGATTGGGGATGCACTTCTGCACTTAGTGCCTGTGGGTAAAGAGAAATTATTCGAGACATAACTGACATTTAACATCCTCAATATTATTATTCCCAACCTCTATGAATAAGGATGGTCAGTCTTCAATTAGACTTTAAGGGCACAAAAAAATAAGGATGTAACATAGAAGAAAAGGCCACATTTAAGAGAATGGATCAATGACAGGGCGAGAAGAGCAAAAACAAGACATACTCTGTACATTATCCTCACAGCAACCACCCTTTGATAAAGGACACGCGCACCATAAGCTCGAAAAGCCATATCTTCGTTTTAACAATCCCAAATGTCTACATGGAATAGTAACTATACTAAATAGCTAGCTATTGGCTACCTGGCTGACACAACATGCGAAGCGATGACGTGTACGTTTACCAAATACTTCCGCCTAGGAAACCGCTAAGGCGGAACCTTTATTGCGGAGCTAATCCACAGCATATATCAACAGAGGCGCTAGCTGGTTGGGTGATTTCCCGCGTTAATCACTTTCTAGTCTGCATCTGTCTAAATTCTTTAGTGTTCTTAGATACAAAAAACGTTCTTATTTGGCAAGTAACATAAACATTGTAGAACATGAGACGCACAAGAAGCTCCAGGAACACATCTCAAGGTGTAGCATCAGCAAATGGAGTATCTCCGACCAAGACAGGTTAGTGCTTGCtggcaggctaacgttagctttgttgttagctagctacgctTCGGTTGTGTGTAATTTTGCTTACCTAACGTTAATTATCCACTAACAAAGTACTGACAGGAGCTGATAACTATTCTGCTTTTTTAAAAACTTGTTGAAAAGTTTGCTTGACTCAAAGTCTGTTGTGACATTGATTGGCTATAAAGCTGTATAGCTCTCTGTTTGACTGAAACATAGCTATGCAAAAACGTGTATGTCTAGTCTACAGCATCTGTTGCGTTGTTATATTAATATCTCTGTGACTGTTCTCTCCTCAGTGTGGCAGTGGAAGGGGGATGAGGGTCAGTGGGAGCCATACCCACCATCAGCATGTGCCCAGCTagactcagccctcagctctgGAGACGCCACGGTCTCACTGACGTTTGGCTCTGGAGCAGCATATGAAGTAGACTTGAAGAAGATGGTCCAGGTCAACACAGTAACCAAGTACAAGAGGAAAATACGCTCTCACACACTGAAACCAGGTTAGTTGTCAATGTGGATATTacatgtgtctatgtatgtgtgttACCTACAACAAACCAACACATGCTATCCCCCTGTAGAGAGTTTAAATGGAGGAGATGCAGTGGATTTAACCAAACAAGATGCGAGTCCAGTCCAGATTAAAGTGGAGGAAATGGAGGAGCAGCCAATCGCCAAGAAGAAGCGGGGTGAGGGAAGGAGCCAGAAGAAAAGTAAAGTGATGCCCATGGATGAAACAGAGAGCAAAGGTTCTAGCATTTCCTTCCATTTTTATCATTTAAATGTGTTGTCTAAAGTGCTTTCAATGCTATAAATACCCATTGTTTTAGGACATGGACATCTATTTTTGTTCATGTGTGATACAGTAATTTAAGGGGTTGTGTCAATTACTGTATACTGATGGCTCTTTGTAATGTGTTCATGTTCTCTTAATAATTGTGGTTAATGTCAGATGTCCTTTTTGATGTGTTGTGTATTAACGGTGCTGTTTATGTTTTGCAGAGATTGTGAAGACTGTGGTCATGAAAGGAAAGGCTCCAGTTGATTCAGAATGCAAAGCCAAAGCCGGCAAGGTACAGTACACTGGGATTTTTTTAGACTGGCAACTGAAATGTTCTCTTATGATGCTCACCCCTCGTCTAGGTGACAAAACCACGGCATCTGTGAGCTTTTCTAAGACAAGCTTTGGTCACAGTTCTCAATGTGGTGTTTCTGTTTGAAAGTGTTTTAGTCACATACCTCTGACACAATCTACCATGTATGCAGTATGCACAAAATCTAGAAAAATTGACTAgggtctggtttcaatgatgGGACACTTTGCAACTTTCAATACGGGAAAAAAATATGTTCCGGGCGGGTCCTCCTCAGACAGACGACTATTCCAACAAATAGCGAGGCAGACATGTCAGAATGGCGTGATTCAAAACCAAAGTTTGCAGGCAAAATCATTGCAGTGTTTTAGTGAAGGTAGTTGTTGCAAACTAGCCACTTGCGAAATGCACTCATTATTAAAAATAATCTCCATTGATCTCCATCTGGCTAGCTTCTATTTTGTATtttagcttcaatgccatacaactctccttccgtggcctccaattgctcttaaatacaagtaaaactaaatgcatgctcttcaaccgatcgctgcctgcacctgcccgcctgtccaacatcactactctgaacggctctgacttagaatatgtggacaactacaaatagctaggtgtctggttagactgtaaactctccttccagactcgcatcaaacatctccaatccaaagttaaatctagaattggcttcctatttcgcaacaaagcatccttcactcatgctgccaaacatacccttgtaaaactgaccatcctaccaatcctcaacttcggcgatgtcatttacaaaatagcctccaataccctactcaataaattggatgcagtctatcacagtgccttctgttttgtcaccaaagccccatatactacccaccgttgcgacctgtacactctcgttggctggccctcgcttcatactcgtcgccaaacccactggctccatgtcatctacaagaccctgctaggtaaagtcccccttatctcagctcgctggtcacaatagcatcacccacctgtaccacacgctccagcaggtatatctctctggtcacccccaaaaccaattatttctttggctgcctctccttccagttctctgctgccaatgactggaacgaactacaaaaatctctgaaactggaaacacttatctccctcactagctttaagcaccaactgtcagagcagctcacagattactgaacctgtacatagcccacctataatttagcccaaacaactacctctttcccaactgtaattattgtattttatttatttatttattttgctcctttgcaccccattatttttatttctactttgcacattcttccacagcaaatctaccattccagtgttttacttgctatattgtgtttactttgccaccatggcctttttttttgttgcctttacctcccttatctcacctcatttgctcacatcgtatatagacttgtttctactgtattattgactgtatgtttgttttactccatgtgtaactctgtgtcgttgtatgtgtcgaactgctttgctttatcttggccaggtcgcaattgtaaatgagaacttgttctcaacttgcctacctggttaaataaaggtgaaataaataaataaaaatattcaaGCGGAGAGAGTAGTGATGTAGGCAGTGACGTAGTTTCTCTATGCCTAAACAGTCCATAATTGAAACCAGTCTCTAGTCACTGTTGCCTAGTGTTGGTTATTCCAGACTTCCCTTCTCACCAATTCTaaaccctctcttttcctcacagGCCCATGTCTACAGTGAAGGAGATGACGTATATGATGTAATGTTAAACCAGGTAAAAACATAACGACATAGTAATAACTACATAAGTGTATTTGCTAAATGATTTGTAAGGGAgatgttttgtttgttgtttcaCAGACGAATCTTCagttcaacaacaacaaatttTTCCTGATCCAGCTACTTCAGGATGACAGTGTTAAGGCCTACAGCGTGTGGTTTAGATGGGGACGAGGTGGGTTCATGTCTTTGTTTTCCCAAATGTTTTGTGATATTGGGAAGTAGTGTGTTCTAACACATGGTGCCATCTCTATTTAGTTGGTAAGGTTGGACAGAACAATCTAGTTTCCTGTGGTGGAGATCTTCTTCAAGCCAAAGATCTCTTCAAAAAAAAGTGAGTGTgctggggggttgtgtgtgtgtgtgtatatgatggGAGTTGAGGGATATTGGGTGTTTGAATGATTGGGggaaaaagctacatttttgaaCTAAGTGAATATTGCTAAGAGGATAATGTATAAATTTGTGTTTTGGTGTAGGTTTCTGGATAAGACCAAGAACGAGTGGGCACACCGAATAGACTTTGAGAAAGTGGCTGGAAAGTATGACATGGTGTTTATGGACTACAGTACCAATGGAAAGGCAAGGAATAAATCATCTCAGACTTTCCTCATATCGTCAATGTTTTATctctcaatcaaatcaaatgttattggtcacatacacatggttagcagatgttaatgcgagtgtagcgaaatgcttgtgcttctagttccgaccgtgcagtaatatctaacaatttctcaaaaattaccttatacacacaagtgtgaaATCATCTACATATCCCCCTGCTCTGCATTCATTAATTCTCCATTCCATAtcttctctcccacccctctgacCTTAATGGTCCACTGTTCTCCAGCTTTAGGCAGGTGAATCTGTGCCTAACCAGTGTTCCTCCTTTTCCAGGAAGAGCCCCAGCCCCTGCTTGCATCACTGTCCCAGAAAAAGCCCTCCAAGCTGGATGTGAAGGTCCAGTCCCTTCTCGAACTGATCTGTGACATCAAGGCCATGGAGGAATGTGTGCTGGAGATGAAGTTTGA contains:
- the sdr39u1 gene encoding epimerase family protein SDR39U1, with protein sequence MRVLIGGGSGFVGRELTCLLKNKGHEVTIISRQPGLGKITWGELESGGLPPCEAAVNLSGENLMNPLRWWNEGYRKDLFSSRVDTTTILSQAIAGSPSPPHAWVLVTGVACYKPSLTAQYTEDSEWTPFDLLSRLVKEWEWAGRLPENIAQNTRQVVIRPGVVLGRDGGAMKQMMTPFWLGLGGTLGSGRQPFPWIHVSDLAGIIAHALVPFPDTPSSAVPQVFNGVAPALNTNYEFTKELGRVLRRPTVFPVPGFVIEALMGSERAIVLTQGQKVEPKRTLESGFQYQYPDLSSALKEIVGR
- the mettl17 gene encoding methyltransferase-like protein 17, mitochondrial isoform X1, producing the protein MAFRAYGARVLYQRVVAVRIMYRALSAEVHPQSHADFLKGAPHRKHPGVTNLKTLRLPDELQKAAQAIIHGTEVSGLVDKARSLTNFLWSRKRAPEDVTLRERAMALEKNLWEKTKEKGGDVDLQLLKTQITKKVLSDLRKITYHWSPMRYDEELGVVYMVAKLAGGYAAVKRVLNEIKKRDPSFSPHSLLDFGSGLGTAVWASHSFWGDTLKEMVCVDNSGAMNTIADRLLRGSSEKDEPVIKQVYFRQFLPVSPKVQFDLVVGAFSLSELASQKEREDAILTLWRKTSSYLVLVENGTKEGHQILMDARDILLKKQERAAHDPRRPSVFAPCPHESPCPKLFQLPLVPCNFSQAYIPLPLPGAPDRLTERFSYLVLSRTDWAGGEGLDWARLTAPVLRRPRHVHCQVCCSSGEIKRVVVTAHRHGRDVYRCARSSDWGDQLPIIQPEDDSSNLD
- the mettl17 gene encoding methyltransferase-like protein 17, mitochondrial isoform X2; the protein is MAFRAYGARVLYQRVVAVRIMYRALSAEVHPQSHADFLKGAPHRKHPGVTNLKTLRLPDELQKAAQAIIHGTEVSGLVDKARSLTNFLWSRKRAPEDVTLRERAMALEKNLWEKTKEKGGDLQLLKTQITKKVLSDLRKITYHWSPMRYDEELGVVYMVAKLAGGYAAVKRVLNEIKKRDPSFSPHSLLDFGSGLGTAVWASHSFWGDTLKEMVCVDNSGAMNTIADRLLRGSSEKDEPVIKQVYFRQFLPVSPKVQFDLVVGAFSLSELASQKEREDAILTLWRKTSSYLVLVENGTKEGHQILMDARDILLKKQERAAHDPRRPSVFAPCPHESPCPKLFQLPLVPCNFSQAYIPLPLPGAPDRLTERFSYLVLSRTDWAGGEGLDWARLTAPVLRRPRHVHCQVCCSSGEIKRVVVTAHRHGRDVYRCARSSDWGDQLPIIQPEDDSSNLD
- the parp2 gene encoding poly [ADP-ribose] polymerase 2; this translates as MRRTRSSRNTSQGVASANGVSPTKTVWQWKGDEGQWEPYPPSACAQLDSALSSGDATVSLTFGSGAAYEVDLKKMVQVNTVTKYKRKIRSHTLKPESLNGGDAVDLTKQDASPVQIKVEEMEEQPIAKKKRGEGRSQKKSKVMPMDETESKEIVKTVVMKGKAPVDSECKAKAGKAHVYSEGDDVYDVMLNQTNLQFNNNKFFLIQLLQDDSVKAYSVWFRWGRVGKVGQNNLVSCGGDLLQAKDLFKKKFLDKTKNEWAHRIDFEKVAGKYDMVFMDYSTNGKEEPQPLLASLSQKKPSKLDVKVQSLLELICDIKAMEECVLEMKFDTRKAPLGKLTTEQIRAGYSALKKIEECVKRKGSSRELLEACNQFYTRIPHDFGLRTPPIIRSEEELKEKIALLEALSDIQIAVKMVQSSAYGDEHPLDRQYNALQCQLQPLSSCSQEYQVIERYLQTTHAPTHSDFTMTVLDIFSVDREGEKNGFLSQLHNRTLLWHGSRLSNWVGILSQGLRVAPPEAPVTGYMFGKGIYFADMSSKSANYCFANQRNKTGLLLLSEVALGDSNELLAADYEAAKLPAGKHSTKGLGQTSPDPRNAVTLNGVTVPMGPGMKTGVGAGGGYSLLYNEFIVYNPAQTHMRYLLRVQFNYSSLW